One stretch of Streptomyces sp. NBC_01142 DNA includes these proteins:
- the pdhA gene encoding pyruvate dehydrogenase (acetyl-transferring) E1 component subunit alpha, whose protein sequence is MTVQELPGAAAAYRPTPPPAWKPRTDPTPLLPDPEPYRVLGTDAAAGADPELLLRLYAQLVRGRRYNAQATALTKQGRLAVYPSSTGQEACEVAAALALEERDWLFPSYRDTLAAVARGLDPVQALTLLRGDWHTGYDPREHRIAPLCTPLATQLPHAVGLAHAARLKGDDVVALAMVGDGGTSEGDFHEALNFAAVWRAPVVFLVQNNGFAISVPLAKQTAAPSLAHKAVGYGMPGRLVDGNDAAAVHEVVGDAVAKARRGGGPTLIEAVTYRIDAHTNADDATRYRAEGEVETWRAHDPIRLLERELTERGLLDEHGIRAAADAAETMAADLRERMNADPVLDPMDLFEHVYAEQTTQLREQAAQLRAELDAEEEAR, encoded by the coding sequence ATGACGGTCCAAGAGCTGCCTGGTGCCGCTGCCGCCTATCGGCCCACTCCGCCCCCGGCGTGGAAGCCCCGCACCGACCCCACGCCGCTGCTCCCGGACCCCGAGCCGTACCGCGTGCTGGGCACGGACGCCGCGGCCGGGGCCGACCCCGAGCTGCTGCTGCGGCTGTACGCCCAGCTGGTACGCGGCCGCCGGTACAACGCTCAGGCGACGGCTCTGACCAAGCAGGGCCGGCTCGCCGTCTACCCGTCGAGCACCGGGCAGGAGGCGTGCGAGGTGGCGGCGGCGCTGGCGCTGGAGGAGCGGGACTGGCTCTTCCCCAGCTACCGGGACACCCTCGCGGCCGTGGCCCGTGGCCTCGACCCCGTACAGGCACTGACGCTGCTGCGCGGCGACTGGCACACCGGGTACGACCCGCGTGAGCACCGCATAGCGCCCCTGTGCACCCCGCTCGCCACCCAGCTGCCGCACGCCGTGGGACTGGCGCACGCCGCCAGGCTCAAGGGCGACGATGTCGTCGCGCTCGCCATGGTCGGCGACGGCGGCACCAGCGAGGGCGACTTCCACGAGGCGCTGAACTTTGCCGCGGTATGGCGGGCGCCCGTCGTCTTCCTCGTCCAGAACAACGGCTTCGCGATCTCGGTCCCGCTGGCCAAGCAGACCGCCGCGCCTTCGCTGGCCCACAAGGCCGTGGGGTACGGAATGCCCGGCCGGCTCGTCGACGGGAACGACGCGGCCGCGGTGCACGAGGTCGTCGGCGATGCCGTGGCGAAGGCCAGGCGCGGCGGCGGCCCGACGCTGATCGAGGCCGTGACGTACCGCATCGACGCCCATACGAACGCCGATGACGCGACCCGCTACCGGGCCGAGGGCGAGGTCGAGACCTGGCGTGCGCACGACCCGATCAGGTTGCTGGAGCGGGAGTTGACGGAGCGAGGGCTGCTCGACGAGCACGGCATACGGGCGGCGGCCGACGCGGCCGAGACGATGGCGGCGGATCTGCGCGAGCGGATGAACGCCGACCCGGTGCTCGACCCGATGGATCTGTTCGAGCATGTCTACGCCGAGCAGACCACCCAGCTGCGCGAGCAGGCGGCGCAGCTGCGGGCCGAGCTGGATGCGGAGGAAGAGGCGCGATGA
- a CDS encoding alpha-ketoacid dehydrogenase subunit beta, whose translation MTTAAVKPASMAQALQRAMRDAMAEDPAVHVLGEDVGALGGVFRVTDGLVKEFGEDRCTDTPLAEAGILGTAVGMAMYGLRPVVEMQFDAFAYPAFEQLISHVSRMRNRTRGGMPLPITVRVPYGGGIGGVEHHSDSSEAYYMATPGLHVVTPATVDDAYGMLRAAIASDDPVVFLEPKRLYWSKAQWSPDAPAAVEPIGRAVVRRPGRSATLITYGPSVPVCMEAAEAAAAEGWDLEVVDLRSLVPFDDETVCASVRRTGRAVVVHESTGFGGPGGEIAARVTERCFHHLEAPVLRVAGFDIPYPPPMLERHHLPGVDRVLDAVARLQWEAGS comes from the coding sequence ATGACCACGGCCGCGGTGAAGCCCGCATCCATGGCGCAGGCCCTGCAGCGCGCGATGCGCGACGCCATGGCCGAGGACCCGGCCGTCCATGTGCTGGGGGAGGACGTCGGCGCGCTCGGCGGTGTTTTCCGGGTCACGGACGGGCTCGTCAAGGAGTTCGGCGAGGACCGCTGTACGGACACACCGCTTGCGGAGGCGGGGATCCTCGGCACGGCCGTGGGCATGGCGATGTACGGGCTGCGGCCGGTCGTCGAGATGCAGTTCGACGCTTTCGCGTATCCGGCGTTCGAGCAGTTGATCAGCCATGTGTCGCGGATGCGGAACCGCACGCGGGGCGGGATGCCGCTGCCGATCACCGTGCGTGTGCCGTACGGCGGCGGGATCGGCGGTGTCGAGCACCACAGCGACTCGTCCGAGGCGTATTACATGGCGACTCCGGGGCTCCATGTCGTTACGCCCGCGACGGTCGACGACGCGTACGGAATGCTGAGGGCCGCGATCGCCTCCGACGACCCGGTGGTCTTCCTGGAGCCGAAGCGGCTGTACTGGTCGAAGGCGCAGTGGTCGCCGGACGCACCGGCCGCGGTCGAGCCGATAGGCCGGGCCGTCGTCCGTCGTCCCGGGCGCAGTGCCACGCTCATCACCTACGGGCCGTCCGTGCCGGTCTGCATGGAGGCGGCGGAGGCCGCCGCAGCCGAGGGCTGGGACCTGGAAGTCGTCGATCTGCGTTCGCTGGTGCCTTTCGACGACGAGACGGTCTGCGCGTCCGTGCGGCGTACGGGGCGGGCGGTCGTCGTACATGAGTCGACCGGCTTCGGCGGTCCGGGCGGGGAGATCGCAGCGCGGGTGACGGAGCGCTGCTTCCACCATCTGGAAGCGCCGGTGCTGCGGGTCGCCGGGTTCGACATTCCGTATCCGCCGCCGATGCTGGAGCGGCACCATCTGCCGGGAGTGGACCGGGTGCTGGACGCGGTGGCACGGCTGCAGTGGGAGGCGGGGAGCTGA
- a CDS encoding NAD(P)H-quinone oxidoreductase, translating into MHAITIPEPGGPEALVWAEVPDPVPGEGEVLVEVVASAVNRADLLQRQGFYDPPPGSSPYPGLECSGRIVALGPAVSGWAVGDEVCALLAGGGYAEKVAVPAGQLLPVPEGLDLTTAAALPEVTATVWSNVFMIAHLRPGETLLVHGGASGIGTMAIQLAKAVGARVAVTAGGPEKLARCAELGADILIDYREQDFVEEIRKATDGAGADVILDIVGAKYLGRNVRALAVNGRLAVIGLQGGTKGELNLAALLGKRGAITATSLRARPLGEKAAIVAAVREHVWPLIGGGRVRAVVDSTVPLRDAAEAHRALEAGAHVGKILLVASED; encoded by the coding sequence ATGCATGCGATCACGATTCCCGAACCTGGTGGTCCCGAGGCGCTTGTCTGGGCCGAGGTGCCCGATCCCGTACCCGGCGAGGGAGAAGTCCTCGTCGAGGTCGTCGCGAGCGCGGTCAACCGCGCCGATCTGCTGCAACGGCAGGGCTTCTACGACCCCCCGCCCGGCTCGTCGCCGTACCCGGGCCTCGAATGCTCGGGGCGGATCGTCGCTCTGGGGCCTGCCGTCTCCGGATGGGCCGTGGGCGACGAGGTGTGCGCCCTGCTGGCGGGTGGGGGCTACGCCGAGAAAGTCGCGGTGCCGGCGGGGCAGCTGCTGCCCGTACCGGAGGGGCTGGACCTGACGACGGCTGCGGCGCTGCCCGAGGTGACCGCCACGGTGTGGTCGAACGTGTTCATGATCGCGCACTTGCGCCCGGGCGAGACGTTGCTGGTGCATGGCGGTGCGAGCGGTATCGGCACGATGGCGATCCAGCTCGCCAAGGCGGTGGGTGCGCGGGTGGCCGTCACCGCGGGCGGGCCCGAGAAGCTGGCACGCTGCGCGGAGCTGGGCGCGGACATCCTGATCGACTACCGCGAGCAGGACTTCGTGGAGGAGATCCGCAAGGCGACGGACGGGGCGGGCGCGGATGTCATCCTCGACATCGTCGGCGCAAAGTACCTGGGCCGGAACGTGCGGGCGCTGGCGGTCAACGGCCGCCTTGCCGTGATCGGCCTCCAGGGCGGGACCAAGGGTGAGCTGAACCTGGCGGCGCTGCTCGGCAAGCGCGGCGCGATCACGGCGACCTCGCTGCGGGCGCGTCCGCTGGGCGAGAAGGCGGCGATCGTCGCGGCGGTGCGGGAGCATGTCTGGCCGCTGATCGGCGGGGGGCGGGTGCGTGCGGTGGTGGACAGCACGGTTCCCCTGCGGGACGCGGCGGAGGCGCATCGCGCGCTGGAGGCCGGCGCACATGTCGGCAAGATCCTGCTGGTGGCGTCGGAGGACTGA
- a CDS encoding bacterial proteasome activator family protein, giving the protein MEMPRNERSQESPHILVVGQDGMALGGGNSDDESREVPVTEMVEQPAKVMRIGSMIKQLLEEVRAAPLDEASRVRLKEIHASSVKELEDGLAPELVEELERLSLPFTDEAIPSEAELRIAQAQLVGWLEGLFHGIQTALFAQQMAARAQLEQMRRALPPGASHEDDEDGPHGAIRSGPYL; this is encoded by the coding sequence ATGGAGATGCCGAGGAATGAACGGTCGCAGGAGAGCCCCCACATCCTTGTCGTAGGACAGGACGGAATGGCGCTTGGCGGCGGTAACAGTGACGACGAGTCGCGCGAGGTCCCGGTGACGGAGATGGTCGAACAGCCGGCAAAGGTCATGCGCATCGGCAGCATGATCAAGCAGCTGCTGGAGGAAGTCAGGGCAGCGCCTCTGGACGAGGCGAGCCGGGTACGGCTCAAGGAGATTCACGCCAGCTCGGTGAAGGAGCTGGAGGACGGCCTCGCCCCCGAGCTCGTCGAGGAACTCGAGCGTCTCTCCCTCCCCTTCACCGACGAGGCAATCCCCTCAGAGGCGGAACTGCGCATCGCGCAGGCCCAGTTGGTGGGCTGGCTGGAGGGTCTGTTCCACGGAATCCAGACGGCGCTGTTCGCCCAGCAGATGGCAGCCCGCGCCCAGTTGGAACAAATGCGCCGCGCCCTCCCGCCGGGCGCCTCCCACGAGGACGACGAAGACGGCCCCCACGGCGCGATCCGCTCGGGCCCGTATCTGTAG
- a CDS encoding molybdopterin molybdotransferase MoeA, with product MNGQDHEVDAVGKGHQDEEDADGVEEAIALVGRRTREEPASAACSGAPGSDATDSGNPASGTPFPGAPRPGPARTEATRHRATSWPDARALAARIGRATPPRTRRVPLDQALGQSLAEPLTALCDLPSFDTSAMDGWVVAGPGPWSVQGEGSILAGHGETPPLPDGAAVRIATGARVPPEATAVIRSEHSRTAADKSRLYAEREVIPGQDIRPRGQECRSGDQLLPATCLVTPAVLGLAAAAGYDELLTVARPRVEVLVLGDELLTAGLPHEGLIRDALGPMIGPWLRALGADVMETRRLGDDADALHHALATSDADLLITTGGTAAGPVDHVHPVLRKAGAELLVDGVAVRPGHPMLLAALAPSGDLPARHLVGLPGNPLAAVSGLLTLAEPLLRELAGKQNPLPYHLPVRDEVHGHPYDTRLVPIVHRDDRIVPLHYNGPAMLRGIAAADGLAVVPPGGARAGAVLEVIDLPWTPWSPSGDEGGCFT from the coding sequence ATGAACGGTCAGGACCACGAGGTGGACGCCGTGGGCAAGGGCCATCAGGACGAGGAGGACGCCGACGGGGTCGAGGAGGCAATCGCACTCGTCGGCCGCCGGACCCGCGAGGAACCCGCCTCCGCCGCGTGCTCGGGCGCCCCGGGCTCGGACGCGACGGACTCGGGCAATCCCGCCTCGGGCACCCCTTTCCCCGGCGCACCCCGGCCCGGCCCGGCCCGAACCGAAGCGACCCGGCATCGCGCCACCTCCTGGCCCGACGCCCGTGCTCTCGCGGCACGCATCGGGCGCGCCACCCCTCCCCGTACCCGGCGCGTACCGCTCGATCAGGCCCTCGGCCAGTCGCTCGCCGAGCCGCTGACCGCGCTGTGTGATCTGCCCTCCTTCGACACCTCCGCCATGGACGGCTGGGTCGTTGCGGGCCCCGGGCCGTGGTCCGTCCAGGGGGAGGGCTCGATCCTCGCGGGTCACGGCGAGACCCCGCCCCTTCCCGACGGCGCGGCGGTGCGGATCGCCACTGGTGCCCGTGTCCCGCCCGAGGCCACCGCGGTGATCCGCAGCGAGCACTCGCGCACCGCCGCGGACAAGAGCCGGCTGTACGCGGAGCGTGAGGTGATCCCTGGCCAGGACATCCGGCCGCGGGGACAGGAGTGCCGTTCCGGCGACCAACTCCTGCCCGCCACCTGCCTGGTGACCCCCGCTGTGCTCGGCCTCGCCGCGGCCGCCGGCTACGACGAACTGCTCACCGTCGCCCGGCCGCGCGTCGAAGTCCTCGTCCTGGGCGATGAGCTGCTCACTGCCGGACTGCCCCACGAAGGCCTCATCCGCGACGCCCTCGGGCCGATGATCGGCCCCTGGCTGCGCGCCCTCGGCGCCGATGTCATGGAAACGCGACGTCTCGGCGACGACGCCGACGCTCTCCACCATGCCCTCGCCACCTCAGACGCCGACCTCCTGATCACCACCGGCGGTACGGCCGCGGGTCCGGTCGACCATGTCCATCCGGTCCTGCGGAAGGCGGGCGCCGAACTGCTGGTCGACGGAGTCGCGGTGCGCCCGGGCCACCCGATGCTGCTGGCCGCTCTCGCCCCGAGCGGAGACCTCCCCGCCAGACATCTGGTGGGCTTGCCCGGCAACCCCCTCGCCGCCGTCTCGGGGCTCCTCACGCTCGCCGAGCCGCTGCTGCGTGAGCTGGCGGGCAAGCAGAATCCCCTCCCGTACCACCTGCCGGTACGGGACGAGGTGCACGGGCATCCGTACGACACCCGCCTCGTGCCCATCGTCCACCGCGACGACCGGATCGTGCCGCTGCACTACAACGGACCGGCCATGCTGCGCGGCATCGCCGCCGCCGATGGTCTCGCCGTCGTCCCGCCCGGCGGCGCGCGGGCCGGTGCCGTGCTGGAGGTCATCGATCTGCCCTGGACGCCCTGGTCGCCCTCGGGTGACGAAGGAGGCTGTTTCACGTGA
- a CDS encoding dihydrolipoamide acetyltransferase family protein, translating to MPQVLEFKLPDLGEGLTEAEIVRWLVSVGDVVAIDQPVVEVETAKAMVEVPCPYGGVVTARFGEEGTELPVGAPLLTVAVGALEPAAVGEAGHAPDSSNESSGNVLVGYGTGAPAARRRRIRPSSPATTPARTTAPATVPAAALAPAPAAVQAPAPVPVGRSAPGVTAEDVTQGPVPVISPLVRKLAREHGLDLRQLNGSGPDGLILRADVEHAVRAAEIPAATPKPGVAVTAAAAAGAHGERIPLRGVRGAVADKLSRSRREIPDATCWVDADATELMAARASMNAAGGPKISLLALLARICTAALARHPELNSTVDMDAREIVRLPEVHLGFAAQTERGLVVPVVRDAHSRSAESLTAEFARLTEVAREGRLTPADLTGGTFTLNNYGVFGVDGSTPIINHPEAAMLGVGRIVPKPWVHQGELAVRQVVQLSLTFDHRVCDGGTAGGFLRYVADCVEHPAVLLRSL from the coding sequence ATGCCCCAGGTGCTCGAATTCAAGCTCCCCGACCTCGGAGAAGGGCTGACCGAGGCCGAGATCGTCCGCTGGCTGGTGTCCGTGGGCGATGTCGTCGCGATCGATCAGCCGGTCGTCGAGGTCGAGACGGCCAAGGCGATGGTGGAGGTGCCGTGCCCGTACGGGGGCGTGGTGACCGCACGCTTCGGCGAGGAAGGCACGGAGCTTCCGGTCGGCGCGCCGCTGCTGACCGTGGCTGTCGGTGCGCTCGAACCGGCCGCCGTCGGGGAAGCGGGGCACGCCCCCGACTCCTCGAACGAGTCGTCCGGCAATGTCCTGGTCGGTTATGGGACGGGGGCGCCCGCGGCGCGCAGGCGTCGTATCCGCCCCTCGTCGCCCGCCACGACGCCGGCCCGGACCACAGCCCCGGCAACTGTGCCCGCCGCAGCACTGGCCCCTGCCCCTGCTGCTGTCCAGGCTCCGGCTCCGGTGCCTGTGGGGCGGTCCGCGCCCGGGGTGACGGCCGAGGACGTGACGCAGGGCCCCGTGCCTGTCATCTCGCCACTCGTCCGCAAGCTTGCCCGTGAACACGGTCTCGATCTGCGGCAGTTGAACGGGTCCGGGCCGGACGGTCTGATCCTGCGCGCCGATGTCGAGCACGCCGTGCGCGCCGCGGAGATACCCGCCGCGACGCCGAAGCCCGGGGTGGCCGTCACCGCAGCCGCTGCTGCTGGGGCACACGGTGAGCGCATACCGCTGCGCGGCGTTCGCGGGGCAGTGGCCGACAAGCTCTCCCGCAGTCGGCGGGAGATACCCGACGCCACTTGCTGGGTCGATGCCGACGCGACCGAGCTGATGGCCGCCCGGGCCTCCATGAACGCCGCGGGGGGCCCGAAGATCTCGCTCCTCGCGCTGCTCGCCCGGATCTGCACGGCCGCCCTCGCCCGCCACCCGGAGCTCAACTCCACGGTGGACATGGATGCCAGGGAGATCGTGCGGCTGCCCGAGGTGCACCTCGGGTTCGCGGCGCAGACCGAGCGAGGACTGGTCGTTCCGGTGGTACGGGATGCCCACAGCCGCTCGGCCGAGTCGCTGACCGCGGAGTTCGCGCGTCTTACGGAGGTGGCCAGGGAGGGGAGGCTGACCCCGGCGGATCTGACCGGCGGGACGTTCACGCTGAACAACTACGGGGTGTTCGGCGTCGACGGCTCCACGCCGATCATCAACCACCCGGAAGCAGCCATGCTCGGGGTGGGCCGGATCGTGCCGAAGCCATGGGTGCACCAGGGCGAACTGGCTGTGCGCCAGGTCGTTCAGCTCTCGCTCACCTTCGACCACCGGGTCTGCGACGGTGGCACCGCGGGCGGCTTCCTTCGGTACGTGGCCGACTGCGTGGAACATCCGGCGGTGCTGCTGCGCAGCCTGTAG
- a CDS encoding NTP transferase domain-containing protein codes for MTAYDAIVLAGGAAKRLGGADKPAVSVGGRALLDRVLGVCRDARRTVVVGGRRATAHPVVWAREEPPGGGPLAALDAGVRQVEAAAVLVLSADLPFLGERTVGQLIGALDTSGREAALLTDPDGRDQPLVAVYRTEPLRRELALLAAEYGSLSGLPLRLLTQELDLARIEAEPLASFDCDTWEDISAARARIREHGNVLDEWITAVKDELGIELDVDIGVLLDLARDAAHGVARPAAPLTTFLVGYAAAKAGGGGPEAVAEAARKAAALAARWAQEAEQALPEAKAPETPQGPGAPGSGEADAG; via the coding sequence ATGACCGCGTATGACGCCATCGTGCTCGCCGGAGGTGCCGCGAAGCGGCTGGGCGGGGCCGACAAGCCGGCGGTGAGCGTGGGCGGTCGGGCCCTGCTCGACCGTGTGCTCGGGGTGTGCCGGGACGCCCGGCGCACCGTTGTCGTCGGGGGGCGCCGGGCCACCGCGCACCCCGTGGTCTGGGCGCGGGAGGAGCCGCCGGGTGGCGGACCGCTCGCCGCTCTCGACGCCGGAGTGCGGCAGGTCGAGGCCGCGGCCGTACTCGTGCTCTCGGCCGATCTGCCGTTCCTGGGTGAGCGCACCGTAGGGCAGCTGATCGGCGCCCTCGATACGAGCGGGCGGGAGGCGGCCCTCCTCACCGATCCCGACGGCCGCGACCAGCCTCTCGTCGCGGTGTACCGCACCGAACCGCTGCGCCGCGAACTTGCTCTCCTGGCCGCCGAGTACGGGAGCCTGAGCGGGCTTCCTCTGCGTCTGCTGACGCAGGAACTCGATCTCGCCCGGATCGAAGCGGAGCCTCTCGCCTCCTTCGACTGCGACACCTGGGAGGACATCTCCGCGGCCCGGGCCCGTATCAGGGAGCATGGGAACGTGCTGGACGAATGGATCACCGCAGTCAAGGACGAACTCGGCATCGAACTCGATGTCGACATCGGCGTTCTGCTCGACCTCGCCCGTGATGCCGCGCACGGCGTCGCTCGCCCCGCGGCGCCGCTCACCACCTTCCTGGTGGGCTACGCGGCGGCCAAGGCGGGCGGCGGTGGGCCGGAGGCGGTCGCGGAAGCTGCCCGCAAGGCCGCCGCGCTCGCCGCGCGCTGGGCGCAGGAGGCCGAGCAGGCGCTCCCGGAGGCAAAGGCCCCCGAAACTCCCCAGGGTCCCGGGGCCCCCGGTTCTGGCGAGGCCGACGCCGGATGA
- a CDS encoding TrkA family potassium uptake protein: protein MKLPGQDAIARDAGEHLVTSRVKLPRRIVERPLRQVGKRLLMALGVLVLTVLLVWSDRAGYHDNSDGSVDFLDSVYYATVTLSTTGYGDIVPYSDGARLTNVLLVTPLRVLFLIILVGTTLEVLTERTRDEWRLNRWRSNLRDHTVIVGFGTKGRSAMQTLCATGLKKDQLVIVDPSSNVIEAANAEGFVGVIGDATRSDVLLRAELQKARQIVIATQRDDTAVLVTLTARQLNRGAKIVAAVREEENAPLLRQSGADAVITSASAAGRLLGLSVLSPSAGTVMEDLIQQGSGLDLIERPVIKAEAGRGVRETEDLVVCVLRGHRLLGYDDPAASPLQLTDRLITIVRAENGSPLNTSA, encoded by the coding sequence GTGAAACTTCCCGGCCAAGACGCCATTGCCCGGGATGCCGGCGAGCACCTGGTCACCAGTCGGGTGAAACTCCCCCGCCGTATCGTCGAGCGCCCGCTGCGCCAGGTAGGCAAACGGCTGCTGATGGCCTTGGGCGTACTTGTTCTGACGGTGCTGCTCGTCTGGTCCGACCGGGCCGGCTATCACGACAATTCAGACGGCTCGGTCGACTTCCTCGACTCCGTCTACTACGCGACGGTCACCCTCTCCACCACGGGCTACGGCGATATCGTCCCGTACAGCGACGGGGCCCGGCTCACCAATGTCCTGCTGGTGACTCCACTGCGCGTGCTCTTCCTCATCATCCTGGTCGGCACGACTCTCGAGGTCCTCACGGAACGGACCCGGGACGAGTGGCGGCTGAACCGCTGGAGGTCCAACTTGCGTGACCACACCGTCATCGTCGGCTTCGGCACCAAGGGACGATCGGCGATGCAGACCCTCTGTGCCACAGGGCTGAAGAAGGACCAGCTGGTCATCGTCGACCCCAGCAGCAACGTGATCGAGGCCGCCAACGCGGAGGGTTTTGTGGGCGTCATCGGCGATGCCACCCGCAGCGATGTACTGCTCCGTGCCGAGCTGCAGAAGGCACGCCAGATCGTCATCGCGACCCAGCGCGACGATACGGCTGTGCTGGTCACCCTGACCGCGCGCCAGCTCAACCGTGGCGCGAAGATCGTTGCTGCGGTACGCGAGGAGGAGAACGCGCCGCTGCTGCGACAGTCCGGCGCAGACGCGGTGATCACCAGCGCCAGCGCGGCGGGCCGGCTGCTGGGCCTGTCCGTGCTCAGCCCCAGCGCGGGCACGGTGATGGAGGACCTGATCCAGCAGGGCAGCGGACTCGATCTCATCGAAAGGCCGGTGATAAAGGCCGAGGCGGGGCGCGGTGTCCGGGAGACGGAGGATCTGGTGGTGTGCGTGCTGCGCGGGCACCGGCTGCTCGGCTACGACGATCCGGCGGCCAGTCCGTTGCAGCTCACCGACCGGCTCATCACCATCGTGCGCGCCGAGAACGGTTCACCGCTCAACACCTCGGCGTAG